A genomic segment from Osmerus mordax isolate fOsmMor3 chromosome 5, fOsmMor3.pri, whole genome shotgun sequence encodes:
- the LOC136943481 gene encoding myelin and lymphocyte protein-like produces MASSSHSLPSGGNVFTTIPDIFFIPEFVFGGLVWTLLASTTIMGNPTGYVMFVSLFCFVMTTIWMLIFVCGCNQRSNWPTLDVAYHFLASLLYLSSSVVLAYLIIVLQTTISGTEISKLLIAAVVMSYLATLCYFLHAIFSAIRWKSC; encoded by the exons ATGGCCTCATCCAGCCACTCGTTACCCAGTGGTGGTAATGTCTTCACCACCATACCGGACATCTTCTTCATTCCTGAGTTT gTGTTTGGGGGTCTTGTGTGGACCCTGTTGGCCTCCACTACAATTATGGGCAACCCTACAGGCTATGTGATGTTCGTGTCTCTCTTCTGCTTCGTCATGACCACAATCTGGATGCTTATCTTCGTCTGTGGGTGCAACCAGCGCAGCAACTGGCCAACTCTG GATGTAGCGTACCATTTCCTGGCGTCCCTCCTCTACCTCAGCTCCTCAGTAGTCCTGGCTTATTTAATCATCGTGCTGCAAACAACCATAAGTGGCACCGAGATTTCCAAGTTATTAATTGCTGCTGTG GTGATGTCTTATCTGGCAACTCTATGCTACTTCCTCCATGCCATCTTCTCTGCCATCAGATGGAAGTCTTGCTGA
- the htr7a gene encoding 5-hydroxytryptamine receptor 7 has protein sequence MVVDANGTISSNMRAYMIKERMRETSATNMISEALVPHLLKIALDSVEAAEATSPTTTLLMENGTQCGEQILSYGQVEKVLIGAVLTMLTLFTICGNLLVVISVCFVKKLRQPSNYLIVSLAVADLSVALAVMPFVSFTDLIGGQWIFGQFFCNVFIAMDVMCCTASIMSLCVISIDRYLGITKPLTYPVRQSGRCMAKMVLSVWLLSASITLPPLFGWAQNVNDNKVCLISQDFGYTIYSTAVAFYIPMSVMLFMYYHIYRAAKLSAAKHTITGFPREGEETRGQHRQKGETPGEEEEEKSVDCVSAAFKLHREVEECTRLSRLLRNDRKNMSIFKREQKAAATLGIVVGAFSVCWLPFFLLSTARPFICGVECSCVPLWVERTLLWLGYANSLINPFIYAFFNRDLRTTYSNLLRCRYRNINRKLSAAGMHEALKLVEKPDSVI, from the exons ATGGTTGTAGATGCCAACGGTACTATCAGTAGCAACATGAGAGCCTACATGAtaaaggagaggatgagagagaccaGCGCAACGAACATGATCTCGGAGGCGCTTGTTCCACACTTACTGAAGATTGCGCTGGACTCAGTGGAGGCAGCCGAGGCGACCTCGCCGACAACAACTTTACTGATGGAGAATGGAACTCAGTGCGGGGAGCAGATTCTCAGCTATGGCCAAGTGGAGAAAGTGCTTATTGGTGCTGTCCTCACCATGCTCACATTGTTCACTATTTGTGGGAACTTGCTGGTGGTGATCTCCGTATGTTTCGTGAAGAAGTTGCGGCAGCCGTCTAACTACTTGATCGTATCGCTGGCTGTTGCCGATCTCTCCGTTGCACTGGCGGTGATGCCTTTTGTCAGCTTTACAGACCTAATTGGGGGACAATGGATTTTTGGACAATTTTTCTGTAACGTCTTCATCGCCATGGACGTGATGTGCTGCACAGCGTCCATCATGAGCCTGTGCGTAATAAGTATAGACAG GTATCTTGGCATCACTAAACCCCTGACCTACCCTGTTAGGCAGAGCGGGCGATGCATGGCTAAGATGGTCCTTTCAGTctggctcctctctgcctccatcaccctgcctcctctttTCGGCTGGGCCCAGAACGTTAACGACAACAAGGTGTGTCTGATCAGCCAGGACTTTGGCTACACCATCTACTCCACCGCTGTCGCCTTCTACATCCCCATGTCTGTCATGCTTTTCATGTACTACCACATCTACCGTGCTGCCAAGCTCAGCGCTGccaaacacaccatcacaggcTTCCcccgggagggagaggagacgcgAGGCcagcacagacaaaagggagagacaccgggagaggaagaggaggagaaaagcgTGGACTGCGTGTCGGCCGCCTTCAAGCTccacagggaggtggaggagtgcacGCGCTTGTCGCGCCTCCTGAGGAACGACAGGAAGAACATGTCCATCTTCAAGCGGGAGCAGAAGGCAGCGGCCACGCTGGGGATCGTGGTGGGGGCCTTCAGTGTCTGCTGGCTGcctttcttccttctctccaccgCCCGGCCCTTCATCTGCGGGGTGGAGTGCAGCTGTGTGCCCTTGTGGGTGGAGCGGACCCTGCTGTGGTTGGGTTACGCCAACTCCCTAATTAACCCCTTCATCTACGCCTTCTTCAACCGCGACCTGAGGACCACTTACAGCAACCTGCTTCGCTGCCGTTATCGCAACATTAACCGGAAGCTGTCTGCAGCCGGCATGCATGAGGCCCTGAAGCTGGTGGAGAAGCCTGACTCTGTCATTTAG
- the nphp1 gene encoding nephrocystin-1 isoform X1 translates to MAPKRKGPLQTVQREADEIKRQVDSLVKHVRQGNGQESTQAPQRCKQLQSTLEETMKTLNKLTKADEPAPVGNYDQRKQEEERRLLGLAEQLKALSLEVSPALRLGLEAGVAGPSKADDDDSEEEEESEEDDDDDEDDYESEEDIPEPGDDIYISISALKGQQEGDLTITEGEILKVLKKNENGWWLAQNSQSKQGLVPKTYLQKYSDVDDEDAEEDSEDEEDEEDEELSEAKGNRSSDPQSNWTTVRKAVTQIDTTDVLSAMGAIPAGFRPSTLSKLLDESIAYRAGHYIQPELSQSKLSFKDLFLDPDTGKVRAREVRASVCVTLWSCKMIPTPGVGVNVLSRHVRFCVFSGVQVLSNIHTVRATYNSKHPKTWSFSPKMTGPLASLLDGECFLRCNSDSADLGILFELGVTFIRNSTGERGNLSCGWAFLKLFDASGALIPPRTYELTVNGGTPYERDVAVDPSVPLEARGGLLQQMLQARKHPKLTVKLKSPKGRTRAQLSVLPDTLVGCLSGVHLLALHRQLLAETLLMDRASMQNADVICSPLLATFSEVVDQPDLLDALRTSWLDAERDMTRADKRDLQKLKRAFVKVYMDTVYHLLCSAGLPDPRWGDDQVEEQRARVIYACLHLYQGPNQSTSDGRSGPQAFDISQLSYNLLHMAR, encoded by the exons ATGGCTCCTAAAAGAAAAGGACCTTTGCAAACTGTGCAAAGAGAGGCGGACGAAATCAAAAGACAG GTTGACAGTCTGGTGAAGCATGTGCGGCAGGGGAATGGACAAGAGAGTACGCAGGCACCTCAGAG GTGCAAACAGTTACAAAGTACCTTGGAGGAGACTATGAAGACACTAAATAAATTAACTAAA GCTGATGAGCCAGCCCCAGTCGGGAACTATGACCagaggaaacaggaggaggagaggcgtctGCTGGGCTTAGCTGAGCAGCTGAAGGCCCTATCCCTGGAAGTCTCTCCAGCTCTGAGACTAGGCCTAGAAGCCGG TGTGGCTGGTCCTTCCAAAGCCGATGATGACGatagtgaggaagaggaggagagcgaggaagatgatgatgatgatgaggatgactaTGAGTCTGAGGAAGACATTCCAGAGCCAGGAGATGATATCTACATCTCCATTAGTGCTTTGAAGGGTCAGCAGGAAGGAGACCTTACCATTACA GAGGGAGAGATCCTAAAGGTCCTAAAGAAGAATGAGAATGGATGGTGGTTAGCTCAAAACTCCCAGTCCAAACAGGGACTGGTTCCCAAGACCTACTTACAG AAGTACTCTGATGTGGATGATGAGGACGCCGAAGAGGActcagaggatgaagaggatgaagaggatgaagagctGAGTGAAGCCAAAGGAAATCGGAG CAGTGATCCCCAATCTAACTGGACCACAGTGAGAAAGGCCGTCACTCAG ATTGACACCACTGATGTGCTGTCAGCCATGGGAGCTATCCCTGCAGGGTTCAGACCATCCACTCTCTCTAAACTACTAGATGAAA GTATTGCATACAGAGCAGGTCACTACATCCAACCTGAGCTCAGCCAATCCAAACTGTCTTTTAAAGACCTCTTCCTGGATCCGGACACAGGAAAG GTGCGTGCCAGGGAGGTGAGGGCATCTGTGTGCGTGACCTTGTGGAGCTGCAAGATGATCCCGACCCCAGGGGTCGGCGTTAACGTCTTGAGTCGTCACGTACGCTTCTGCGTCTTCAGCGGGGTCCAG GTGCTGAGTAACATCCACACTGTCAGGGCAACGTACAACTCCAAACACCCCAAGACCTGGAGCTTCTCCCCAAAG ATGACAGGGCCTTTGGCCAGCCTCCTGGATGGGGAATGTTTCCTGCGCTGCAACTCTGACTCTGCTGATCTGGGCATCCTGTTCGAGCTGGGGGTCACCTTCATACGCAAC tctacaggggagagaggaaacctTAGCTGTGGCTGGGCCTTCTTGAAGCTGTTTGATGCCAGCGGAGCCCTTATTCCCCCCAG gacctaTGAGCTGACAGTAAACGGAGGGACCCCTTATGAGAGGGATGTAGCGGTGGATCCGTCTGTACCGCTGGAAG ccagGGGAGGTCTACTCCAGCAGATGCTGCAGGCCAGGAAACATCCCAAACTCACTGTCAAACTAAAGTCACCAAAGGGTCGCACCAGGGCTCAActgag TGTTCTTCCTGACACCCTGGTGGGGTGTCTGAGCGGGGTACACCTGCTGGCCCTGCACAGACAACTGCTAGCTGAAActctgctgatggaccgggCTAGTATGCAGAACGCAG atGTAATCTGCAGTCCGCTGCTGGCTACCTTCTCTGAGGTCGTAGACCAGCCCGACCTGCTGGACGCACTCAGG acCTCGTGGCTGGACGCTGAGCGTGATATGACCAGAGCCGACAAG agAGACCTGCAGAAGTTGAAGAGGGCGTTTGTGAAGGTGTACATGGACACGGTGTACCACCTCCTCTGCTCGGCCGGACTGCCTGACCCTCGCTGGGGGGACGACCAGGTGGAGGAGCAGCGGGCGCGCGTCATCTACGCCTGCCTGCATCTCTACCAAGGCCCCAACCAGTCTACCTCTGACGGACGCTCAGGTCCCCAGGCCTTCGACATCTCTCAGCTGAGCTACAACCTCTTACACATGGCCCGCTAG
- the slc16a12a gene encoding monocarboxylate transporter 12-B, which yields MAGTGGKIEMQQQGKIASEAAATPPDGGWGWMIVAGCFLTTICTRAVTRCVSIFFVEFQLHFGKDYSGTAWTHSLVDCTTMLCAPLGSFIGNRLSCRVTVVLGGLLSSAGLILSSFANSLEYLYLTLGVLTGLGFALSYTPAVAMVGSYFNERKALAYGIAMSGSGIGTFILAPAVQLLIEYYSWRGALLILGGFVSNLCVCGALMRPLEPSAGVWRTQEPRELENGYKVTPAVNSKLPEEQIAERKIAGHAKDCNRDMMLENGKLVQMKLTETLLANPKLAEARLTDVKLMEDLVVSSSIAEKILAEIQLTDSNKVNGKLEDMKLVESLVMDTKLTDAMLADVQLLDWTILVDTKLQTDMKLVDDKLVNPPRLLVGPSIGDCLCIKSMEEFGFLLISDFLLLSVSFLFLAYGCSVPFVYLVPYAISVGVDHQQAAFLMSILGIVGIVGNITFGWLTDRKCLKKYRTVSYMVAVGMEGLCCLFLPLLHSFALLVPFSMLYGYFDGAYVALIPVVTSDVVGSTYLTSALGVVYFLHAIPYLISPPIGGWLVDTTGDYTAAFLLSGFSLMLSPIILGTVMLIRRCWKTQSYSTSDIDSQFAYLKNSQMELYKVKCDEPKLPLAVFP from the exons ATGGCGGGCACAGGGGGGAAAATAGAGATGCAGCAGCAGGGTAAGATAGCTAGCGAGGCGGCGGCGACCCCTCCTGATGGAGGTTGGGGCTGGATGATTGTAGCTGGTTGCTTCCTCACCACCATCTGCACCCGTGCTGTCActag atgtgtgtccaTTTTCTTTGTAGAGTTCCAGCTTCACTTTGGGAAGGATTACTCTGGCACGGCCTGGACCCACTCTCTGGTGGACTGCACTACCATGCTATGTG caCCACTGGGTAGCTTCATTGGGAACCGTCTGTCCTGCAGAGTGACTGTGGTCCTAGGGGGCCTACTCTCCTCAGCCGGCCTGATACTTAGCTCCTTTGCCAATAGCCTGGAGtacctctacctcaccctggGAGTCCTCACAG gTCTGGGGTTTGCCCTCAGCTACACTCCAGCGGTGGCCATGGTAGGCTCATACTTCAATGAAAGGAAGGCCCTTGCCTACGGCATAGCCATGTCAGGAAGCGGCATCGGTACCTTTATACTGGCACCCGCTGTCCAGCTGCTAATTGAGTACTACTCATGGAGAGGTGCTCTGCTCATCCTGGGGGGGTTCGTCTccaacctgtgtgtttgtggggcgCTGATGAGGCCCTTGGAGCCCTCAGCAGGGGTCTGGAGAACACAAGAGCCTAGGGAACTAGAGAATGGGTACAAAGTGACACCAGCGGTGAACAGCAAGCTGCCTGAGGAACAGATAGCTGAGAGGAAAATAGCTGGGCACGCAAAGGATTGTAATAGAGACATGATGCTTGAAAACGGTAAACTGGTGCAGATGAAGCTAACTGAGACGTTGCTAGCCAACCCCAAACTAGCAGAGGCTAGGCTGACAGATGTGAAGCTTATGGAGGACTTGGTTGTGAGCAGTTCGATTGCTGAGAAAATACTAGCAGAGATCCAGCTGACTGACTCTAATaaagtaaatggaaaattggagGACATGAAATTAGTAGAGAGCTTGGTCATGGACACCAAGCTAACAGATGCCATGCTGGCAGACGTCCAACTACTGGATTGGACTATTCTTGTGGACACCAAACTGCAAACAGACATGAAGCTAGTGGATGATAAGCTAGTAAACCCACCTCGGCTGCTTGTCGGGCCAAGCATAGGAGACTGCCTCTGTATAAAGTCCATGGAGGAGTTTGGCTTCCTGTTGATTTCTGacttccttcttctctctgtatCCTTCCTATTCCTGGCGTATGGGTGCAGTGTTCCCTTTGTTTACCTTGTGCCCTATGCCATCAGTGTTGGTGTTGACCACCAGCAGGCTGCATTCCTCATGTCTATTTTGGGGATCGTTGGCATCGTGGGAAACATCACGTTCGGCTGgctcacagacaggaa GTGTTTGAAGAAGTACCGTACAGTGAGTTACATGGTGGCGGTGGGTATGGAGGGCCTGTGCTGTCTCTTCCTACCTCTGCTTCATTCCTTCGCCCTCTTAGTGCCTTTCTCTATGCTCTATGGTTACTTTGATGGGGCTTACGTGGCCCTCATCCCCGTGGTAACCTCTGACGTGGTAGGGTCAACCTACCTAACCTCTGCCCTGGGAGTGGTCTATTTCCTCCATGCTATCCCCTACTTGATTAGCCCACCAATAGGAG GCTGGCTGGTTGATACGACAGGAGACTACACTGCAGCGTTCCTCCTAAGTGGTTTCTCTCTCATGTTGAGTCCTATTATCCTTGGAACCGTTATGCTGATTCGTCGATGCTGGAAGACCCAGTCCTACTCCACTAGTGATATAGACTCCCAGTTTGCCTACTTGAAGAACAGCCAAATGGAGCTGTACAAAGTCAAATGTGATGAACCAAAGTTGCCATTGGCCGTATTTCCTTGA
- the pank1a gene encoding pantothenate kinase 1a, translating to MDKAKSMIDKKGHCYTNGLQRDLHAQVSNGICSAYSSSANTSGDSSNIVSENLHPDDDQLNGSPAKRCRLRRRVESLKRNRPPFPWFGMDIGGTLVKLVYFEPKDITAEEEQEEVENLKSIRRYLLSNVAYGKTGVRDVHLELRNLTMCGRTGNLHFIRFPTQAMHRFIQMGRDKNFSSLHTTLCATGGGAYKFENDFMAMADLELLKLDELDCLIHGLLFVDQVGFNGHPECYFFENPSDTQSCVKRPCSLEDPFPMLLVNIGSGVSILAVHSQDQYKRVTGTSLGGGTFLGLCCLLTGCETFEEALEMASKGDSTNVDKLVKDIYGGDYERFGLQGSAVASSFGQMMCKDKRDSISKEDLARAMLVSITNNIGSIARMCAVNEKIERVVFVGNFLRINTVSTKLLAYAMDFWSKGQLKALFLEHEGYFGAVGALMELLKTPEES from the exons ATGGATAAAGCCAAATCTATGATAGACAAAAAAGGACATTGTTATACAAATGGACTGCAACGGGACCTTCATGCTCAGGTTAGCAACGGCATCTGCAGTGCATACAGTTCTAGCGCTAACACTAGTGGTGACAGCAGCAATATCGTTTCTGAAAATCTCCATCCCGACGATGACCAACTGAATGGGTCTCCTGCAAAGAGATGCAGGTTACGACGTCGAGTCGAGTCCCTGAAGAGGAATAGACCAC CCTTCCCCTGGTTTGGCATGGACATCGGGGGCACGCTGGTGAAGCTGGTCTACTTCGAGCCCAAGGACATCAcggcggaggaggagcaggaggaggtggagaacctGAAGAGCATCCGCCGCTACCTCCTGTCCAATGTGGCCTACGGCAAGACGGGCGTGCGCGACGTGCACCTGGAGCTCCGCAACCTGACCATGTGCGGCCGCACCGGGAACCTGCACTTCATCCGCTTCCCCACACAGGCCATGCACCGCTTCATCCAGATGGGCCGCGACAAGAACTTCTCCAGCCTGCACACCACGCTCTGCGCCACCGGGGGAGGGGCCTACAAGTTTGAGAATGACTTCATGGCG ATGGCTGACCTGGAGCTGCTGAAGCTGGATGAGCTGGACTGTCTGATCCACGGCCTGCTCTTTGTGGACCAGGTGGGCTTCAACGGCCACCCAGAGTGCTACTTCTTTGAGAACCCGTCGGACACGCAGAGCTGCGTGAAGCGCCCCTGCAGCCTGGAAGACCCCTTCCCCATGCTGCTGGTCAACATCGGCTCCGGGGTCAGCATCCTGGCCGTCCACTCCCAGGACCAGTATAAACGGGTCACCGGCACCAG TCTGGGAGGTGGTACGTTCCTGGGCCTGTGCTGCTTGCTGACTGGCTGTGAGACGTTTGAGGAGGCATTGGAGATGGCCAGTAAAGGGGACTCGACCAATGTAGACAAGCTGGTGAAGGACATCTACGGAGGAGACTATGAACGCTTTGGTCTGCAGGGCTCGGCAGTCGCCTCCAG CTTCGGACAGATGATGTGTAAGGATAAGAGGGACAGCATCAGTAAGGAGGACCTGGCCAGGGCCATGCTGGTCTCCATCACCAACAACATTGGCTCCATTGCGCGCATGTGTGCTGTGAACGAG AAAATTGAACGGGTAGTTTTCGTGGGAAACTTCCTACGGATCAACACAGTGTCTACCAAGCTTCTAGCGTACGCCATGGACTTCTGGTCAAAGGGACAGCTCAAGGCCCTGTTCCTTGAACATGAG gGGTACTTTGGGGCAGTTGGGGCATTAATGGAGCTGTTAAAAACCCCAGAGGAGTCCTGA
- the nphp1 gene encoding nephrocystin-1 isoform X2, protein MAPKRKGPLQTVQREADEIKRQVDSLVKHVRQGNGQESTQAPQRCKQLQSTLEETMKTLNKLTKADEPAPVGNYDQRKQEEERRLLGLAEQLKALSLEVSPALRLGLEAGVAGPSKADDDDSEEEEESEEDDDDDEDDYESEEDIPEPGDDIYISISALKGQQEGDLTITEGEILKVLKKNENGWWLAQNSQSKQGLVPKTYLQKYSDVDDEDAEEDSEDEEDEEDEELSEAKGNRSDPQSNWTTVRKAVTQIDTTDVLSAMGAIPAGFRPSTLSKLLDESIAYRAGHYIQPELSQSKLSFKDLFLDPDTGKVRAREVRASVCVTLWSCKMIPTPGVGVNVLSRHVRFCVFSGVQVLSNIHTVRATYNSKHPKTWSFSPKMTGPLASLLDGECFLRCNSDSADLGILFELGVTFIRNSTGERGNLSCGWAFLKLFDASGALIPPRTYELTVNGGTPYERDVAVDPSVPLEARGGLLQQMLQARKHPKLTVKLKSPKGRTRAQLSVLPDTLVGCLSGVHLLALHRQLLAETLLMDRASMQNADVICSPLLATFSEVVDQPDLLDALRTSWLDAERDMTRADKRDLQKLKRAFVKVYMDTVYHLLCSAGLPDPRWGDDQVEEQRARVIYACLHLYQGPNQSTSDGRSGPQAFDISQLSYNLLHMAR, encoded by the exons ATGGCTCCTAAAAGAAAAGGACCTTTGCAAACTGTGCAAAGAGAGGCGGACGAAATCAAAAGACAG GTTGACAGTCTGGTGAAGCATGTGCGGCAGGGGAATGGACAAGAGAGTACGCAGGCACCTCAGAG GTGCAAACAGTTACAAAGTACCTTGGAGGAGACTATGAAGACACTAAATAAATTAACTAAA GCTGATGAGCCAGCCCCAGTCGGGAACTATGACCagaggaaacaggaggaggagaggcgtctGCTGGGCTTAGCTGAGCAGCTGAAGGCCCTATCCCTGGAAGTCTCTCCAGCTCTGAGACTAGGCCTAGAAGCCGG TGTGGCTGGTCCTTCCAAAGCCGATGATGACGatagtgaggaagaggaggagagcgaggaagatgatgatgatgatgaggatgactaTGAGTCTGAGGAAGACATTCCAGAGCCAGGAGATGATATCTACATCTCCATTAGTGCTTTGAAGGGTCAGCAGGAAGGAGACCTTACCATTACA GAGGGAGAGATCCTAAAGGTCCTAAAGAAGAATGAGAATGGATGGTGGTTAGCTCAAAACTCCCAGTCCAAACAGGGACTGGTTCCCAAGACCTACTTACAG AAGTACTCTGATGTGGATGATGAGGACGCCGAAGAGGActcagaggatgaagaggatgaagaggatgaagagctGAGTGAAGCCAAAGGAAATCGGAG TGATCCCCAATCTAACTGGACCACAGTGAGAAAGGCCGTCACTCAG ATTGACACCACTGATGTGCTGTCAGCCATGGGAGCTATCCCTGCAGGGTTCAGACCATCCACTCTCTCTAAACTACTAGATGAAA GTATTGCATACAGAGCAGGTCACTACATCCAACCTGAGCTCAGCCAATCCAAACTGTCTTTTAAAGACCTCTTCCTGGATCCGGACACAGGAAAG GTGCGTGCCAGGGAGGTGAGGGCATCTGTGTGCGTGACCTTGTGGAGCTGCAAGATGATCCCGACCCCAGGGGTCGGCGTTAACGTCTTGAGTCGTCACGTACGCTTCTGCGTCTTCAGCGGGGTCCAG GTGCTGAGTAACATCCACACTGTCAGGGCAACGTACAACTCCAAACACCCCAAGACCTGGAGCTTCTCCCCAAAG ATGACAGGGCCTTTGGCCAGCCTCCTGGATGGGGAATGTTTCCTGCGCTGCAACTCTGACTCTGCTGATCTGGGCATCCTGTTCGAGCTGGGGGTCACCTTCATACGCAAC tctacaggggagagaggaaacctTAGCTGTGGCTGGGCCTTCTTGAAGCTGTTTGATGCCAGCGGAGCCCTTATTCCCCCCAG gacctaTGAGCTGACAGTAAACGGAGGGACCCCTTATGAGAGGGATGTAGCGGTGGATCCGTCTGTACCGCTGGAAG ccagGGGAGGTCTACTCCAGCAGATGCTGCAGGCCAGGAAACATCCCAAACTCACTGTCAAACTAAAGTCACCAAAGGGTCGCACCAGGGCTCAActgag TGTTCTTCCTGACACCCTGGTGGGGTGTCTGAGCGGGGTACACCTGCTGGCCCTGCACAGACAACTGCTAGCTGAAActctgctgatggaccgggCTAGTATGCAGAACGCAG atGTAATCTGCAGTCCGCTGCTGGCTACCTTCTCTGAGGTCGTAGACCAGCCCGACCTGCTGGACGCACTCAGG acCTCGTGGCTGGACGCTGAGCGTGATATGACCAGAGCCGACAAG agAGACCTGCAGAAGTTGAAGAGGGCGTTTGTGAAGGTGTACATGGACACGGTGTACCACCTCCTCTGCTCGGCCGGACTGCCTGACCCTCGCTGGGGGGACGACCAGGTGGAGGAGCAGCGGGCGCGCGTCATCTACGCCTGCCTGCATCTCTACCAAGGCCCCAACCAGTCTACCTCTGACGGACGCTCAGGTCCCCAGGCCTTCGACATCTCTCAGCTGAGCTACAACCTCTTACACATGGCCCGCTAG
- the zgc:65997 gene encoding C-signal, with protein MAAVALIQGASRGLGLEFCKQILLNKSPACVIATCRNPENAVELLNLASQHPGKVTVLKLDVNREDDISSAAEKVKQSFGTLDLIINSSAMLHPSGKGETSLRDVSAQGIISTLTTNTVGPLVMAKYFAPLLQKGAGLFGQQPPEKAKQHSGIIVNMTAKVGSISDNALGGWYSYRMSKAALNMATRNLSIELGRSRPRVVCVSMHPGTVDTDLSKPYHRNVPKERLFSTQHSVHCLLGIIDTLNIGKTGKAYNWDGSELPW; from the exons ATGGCAGCTGTAGCTCTTATACAGGGCGCAAGTAGAGGACTCGGACTTGAATTTTGCAAGCAAATATTGCTGAACAAATCCCCAGCATGTGTAATAGCTACGTGTCGAAACCCGGAAAATGCCGTGGAACTACTGAACCTCGCTTCACAGCACCCTGGCAAAGTTACAGTGTTAAAACTAGACGTGAACAGAGAGGATGACATAAGTAGTGCGGCAGAGAAGGTGAAACAGTCGTTCGGTACACTTGATCTTATCATAAACTCCTCTGCCATGCTTCATCCATCCGGTAAAGGTGAGACCAGTCTTCGAGATGTTTCCGCTCAG GGAATTATTTCTACTTTGACGACAAATACAGTGGGACCGCTAGTGATGGCCAAATACTTCGCCCCACTTCTGCAGAAGGGGGCCGGACTATTTGGACAGCAGCCTCCAGAAAAAGCCAAGCAGCACAGCGGAATCATAGTCAACATGACGGCCAAAGTCGGATCCATAAGTGATAACG CTTTAGGTGGTTGGTACAGCTACAGGATGTCCAAAGCAGCCCTGAACATGGCTACCAGGAACCTCTCTATTGAGTTGGGGAGGAGTAGACcaagagtagtgtgtgtgtccatgcatcCTGGTACTGTAGACACAGACTTGTCAAAGCCATACCATCGCAACGTGCCCAAAGAAAGGCTCTTCAGCACCCAGCACTCAGTCCATTGTCTCCTGGGCATAATAGACACTCTTAACATAGGCAAGACTGGCAAGGCGTACAACTGGGACGGATCTGAGCTGCCCTGGTAA